In the Gallaecimonas pentaromativorans genome, one interval contains:
- a CDS encoding bifunctional tRNA (adenosine(37)-C2)-methyltransferase TrmG/ribosomal RNA large subunit methyltransferase RlmN — MSEGKINLLDLSRKELRDFFAEMDEKPFRAEQVMKWIYHFGVDNFDDMTNINKVLRNKLKERCVIEAPIISQEQRSSDGTIKWALTVSGGQEVEAVYIPEKDRATLCVSSQVGCALECTFCSTAQQGFNRNLKVSEIIGQVWRAAKVLGPQGNSNVKPITNVVMMGMGEPLLNMANVVPAMELMLDDLGYGLSKRRVTLSTSGVVPALDKLGDMIDVALAISLHAPTDELRNEIVPINKKYNIETFLTSVRGYLAKSNANQGRVTVEYVMLDHVNDSTDQAHELAKCLKDTPAKINLIPWNPFPGAPYGRSSNSRIDRFSKVLMEYGFTVIVRKTRGDDIDAACGQLAGEVVDRTKRVLKKQMQGPGISVKMV; from the coding sequence ATGAGCGAAGGCAAAATCAACCTGTTGGACTTGAGCCGCAAGGAACTGCGCGACTTTTTCGCCGAGATGGACGAAAAGCCGTTCCGTGCCGAGCAGGTCATGAAGTGGATCTATCACTTCGGGGTCGACAACTTCGATGACATGACCAACATCAACAAGGTGCTTCGCAATAAGCTCAAAGAGCGTTGCGTCATTGAAGCGCCCATTATTTCCCAGGAGCAGCGCTCTTCTGACGGCACCATCAAGTGGGCGCTCACCGTCTCGGGCGGCCAGGAAGTGGAAGCTGTTTATATCCCGGAAAAAGACCGCGCCACCCTGTGTGTCTCCTCCCAGGTGGGCTGCGCCCTGGAATGCACCTTCTGCTCTACCGCTCAGCAAGGCTTTAACCGCAACCTCAAGGTCAGCGAGATCATCGGCCAAGTGTGGCGTGCCGCCAAAGTGCTGGGCCCACAAGGCAACTCCAACGTCAAACCCATCACCAACGTGGTGATGATGGGGATGGGCGAACCACTTTTGAACATGGCCAACGTGGTGCCGGCCATGGAGCTGATGCTGGACGACCTCGGCTATGGCCTCTCCAAGCGCCGGGTAACCCTGTCCACCTCCGGCGTGGTGCCGGCGCTGGACAAACTGGGCGACATGATAGATGTGGCGCTGGCCATCAGCCTGCACGCCCCTACCGATGAGCTGCGCAACGAGATTGTGCCCATCAACAAGAAGTACAACATCGAGACCTTCCTGACCTCGGTGCGCGGCTACCTGGCGAAATCCAACGCCAACCAGGGGCGGGTCACCGTGGAGTACGTGATGCTCGATCACGTCAACGATTCCACCGATCAGGCCCATGAGCTGGCCAAGTGCCTTAAAGACACTCCGGCCAAAATCAACCTTATTCCCTGGAACCCCTTCCCGGGCGCGCCTTATGGCCGCAGCTCCAATTCCCGCATCGACCGTTTTTCCAAGGTGCTGATGGAATACGGCTTTACCGTCATCGTCCGTAAGACCCGCGGTGACGATATCGACGCCGCCTGTGGCCAGTTGGCCGGTGAGGTGGTAGACCGCACCAAGCGGGTTTTGAAAAAACAGATGCAAGGGCCGGGTATTTCAGTAAAAATGGTGTGA